A DNA window from Chitinibacter fontanus contains the following coding sequences:
- the msrA gene encoding peptide-methionine (S)-S-oxide reductase MsrA: MTEIATLAGGCFWCLEAIFKRLRGVHHVQSGYIGGHISQPQYKQVCEGNTGHAEAVEIEFDPSIISYSDLLQVFFAIHNPTTINRQGNDIGPQYRSAIFFHNDSQHLQAKTAIADASNEWGQAIVTELNAASTFWPAELEHADYYNLHPNQPYCMAVVGPKVQKFMQHFNHLLKPQT; encoded by the coding sequence ATGACTGAAATTGCAACATTAGCAGGCGGTTGCTTCTGGTGTCTTGAGGCGATATTCAAACGCCTTCGCGGCGTACACCATGTTCAATCTGGATACATTGGGGGGCATATCTCGCAACCCCAATACAAGCAAGTCTGCGAGGGCAATACTGGGCATGCCGAAGCGGTTGAAATCGAATTTGATCCAAGCATCATTAGTTACTCTGATTTATTGCAGGTTTTTTTTGCCATTCACAACCCCACCACAATAAATCGACAAGGAAATGATATCGGCCCCCAGTACCGTTCAGCCATTTTTTTTCACAACGATTCGCAACACCTGCAAGCAAAAACCGCGATTGCGGATGCCAGCAATGAATGGGGCCAAGCTATCGTTACCGAACTAAATGCAGCCAGTACTTTTTGGCCTGCCGAGCTTGAACATGCCGATTATTACAATCTGCACCCGAATCAACCTTACTGCATGGCAGTAGTGGGTCCTAAAGTGCAAAAGTTCATGCAACACTTCAATCATTTACTGAAACCACAAACCTAA
- the dapC gene encoding succinyldiaminopimelate transaminase translates to MSPRLELLHPYPFQKLRQLFSDLTPNPARSHVNLSIGEPKHPAPELVKEALMSNLAGLSSYPATLGSDELRTNIAQWIAKRYEIDAPNPATEILPVNGSREALFAFAQAVIDPLADQAYVLSPNPFYQIYEGAALLAGAQPWFVNCLAEHRFQPDWASVPEDIWAKTQLVYVCSPGNPTGAVASLADWQNLFELSDRYGFVIASDECYSEIYFGDNKPLGGLEAARKLGRDFTRLVMFSSLSKRSNVPGLRSGFVAGDASILAKFLLYRTYHGCAMSPMVMAASAAAWQDENHVIENRAQYSAKFAAVTDKLAKVLDVALPDAAFYLWAKVPKQFASDEQFARELFKQEHVTVLPGSYLAREAHGVNPGKNYVRIALVAPLAECIDAAERIVRFCNSH, encoded by the coding sequence ATGTCGCCACGCCTAGAGCTACTTCACCCCTACCCGTTTCAAAAACTTCGTCAGCTATTTAGCGACCTTACGCCAAATCCGGCTCGCAGCCATGTTAATCTTTCGATTGGCGAACCTAAACATCCGGCGCCAGAATTGGTTAAAGAAGCTTTGATGAGCAACCTAGCCGGGCTGTCTAGCTATCCTGCAACCCTAGGTAGTGATGAGTTACGCACCAACATCGCTCAGTGGATAGCAAAGCGCTATGAAATTGACGCGCCCAATCCAGCCACCGAGATTCTGCCCGTTAATGGCAGTCGCGAAGCACTGTTTGCTTTTGCGCAAGCGGTCATCGACCCGCTAGCGGATCAAGCATATGTACTCTCACCCAACCCTTTTTACCAAATTTATGAGGGTGCGGCACTCTTAGCGGGCGCACAACCTTGGTTTGTGAACTGTCTGGCGGAACATCGCTTCCAGCCAGACTGGGCTAGCGTTCCCGAAGATATTTGGGCAAAGACACAACTAGTTTATGTCTGCTCACCAGGCAATCCAACTGGTGCAGTTGCCAGCTTAGCCGATTGGCAAAACCTATTTGAGCTCTCAGACCGATACGGCTTTGTAATCGCCTCGGATGAGTGTTACTCAGAGATTTACTTTGGCGATAACAAGCCGCTTGGCGGCCTCGAGGCTGCACGCAAATTGGGCCGTGACTTTACCCGGCTAGTTATGTTTTCATCACTGTCAAAGCGATCAAACGTGCCAGGCCTGCGCTCAGGCTTTGTGGCTGGGGATGCGAGCATTTTGGCGAAATTCCTGCTTTACCGCACTTATCATGGCTGCGCCATGAGCCCGATGGTGATGGCTGCCAGTGCTGCAGCTTGGCAAGATGAAAATCACGTCATTGAGAATCGCGCACAGTACAGTGCAAAATTTGCTGCTGTAACCGACAAGCTCGCCAAGGTGCTTGATGTTGCGCTACCAGATGCTGCATTTTATCTATGGGCCAAGGTCCCCAAGCAATTTGCCAGTGACGAGCAATTTGCGCGCGAATTGTTCAAGCAAGAACACGTTACAGTATTACCTGGCTCCTACCTAGCCCGCGAAGCGCATGGCGTAAACCCTGGCAAAAACTATGTCCGCATAGCCCTGGTGGCCCCGCTTGCCGAATGCATTGATGCGGCAGAGCGCATTGTCCGTTTTTGTAATTCCCACTAA